One Echinicola strongylocentroti DNA window includes the following coding sequences:
- a CDS encoding sugar porter family MFS transporter, with protein MKNLTTYYAFIVSLTGFLFGFDTVVISGANLPLKALWQTSDWFHGFYIMSVALWGTVIGALLGGIPCHFLGRKNTLFWIGVLFLVSAVGTALATDPYVFSFYRFVGGMAIGASSIAAPTYVSEISQAYKRGRQVGLYQINIVTGILVAYISNYLLQGVGGHNDWRWMLAAEIIPAIIYLAFILDIPESPRWLILKRKDEPAAIKVLKKITTGNIDPLLLSIKRDSLRSKKMKLFSAKNRLPLLLAGIIAVFNQLSGINFILYYAPEIMEKAGFVTSSSLLGAVFIGCTNLVFTLIGMYLIDKTGRKQLMLIGSIGYIISLGLISYGFYDNTSPLFILTSILIFIAAHGIGQGAVIWVFISEIFPNKVRAMGQSFGAGVHWGAAAMITLFGAVLIDNLAPSQIFLVFLGMMTLQLGFVWFIMPETKGVELENLQNQLHKKKQPIKP; from the coding sequence GTGAAGAATTTGACCACCTATTACGCATTTATTGTATCCCTCACCGGATTTCTATTCGGTTTTGATACCGTCGTAATATCTGGTGCCAATCTACCACTTAAGGCACTTTGGCAAACTTCTGATTGGTTCCATGGCTTTTACATCATGTCCGTGGCCCTTTGGGGCACGGTGATCGGCGCATTGTTGGGAGGAATCCCTTGCCACTTTTTAGGTCGGAAAAACACCCTGTTTTGGATTGGAGTACTGTTTTTGGTTTCCGCTGTAGGCACAGCATTGGCGACAGATCCCTATGTGTTTTCTTTCTACCGCTTTGTTGGAGGAATGGCCATTGGGGCCAGTTCCATCGCAGCCCCCACTTATGTGTCGGAGATCTCCCAAGCCTATAAAAGAGGCCGCCAAGTGGGGCTTTACCAAATCAATATTGTCACAGGGATTTTGGTAGCCTACATTTCAAACTACTTGCTTCAAGGAGTAGGAGGCCACAATGACTGGCGCTGGATGCTGGCCGCAGAAATAATACCGGCAATCATCTACCTGGCCTTTATCCTGGATATTCCTGAAAGCCCTCGGTGGTTGATCTTAAAGCGAAAGGATGAACCTGCTGCAATAAAGGTCCTTAAAAAGATCACTACGGGCAATATCGACCCGCTACTATTGTCCATTAAGCGTGATTCACTGCGATCAAAAAAAATGAAACTCTTCTCTGCCAAAAACAGACTCCCGCTGCTGCTTGCTGGCATCATCGCGGTATTCAACCAACTCAGCGGCATCAACTTTATCCTTTATTATGCTCCCGAGATCATGGAAAAGGCAGGTTTTGTAACTTCTTCCTCACTGTTGGGCGCTGTATTCATTGGATGCACCAATTTAGTATTCACCTTGATCGGGATGTACCTAATCGACAAGACCGGCAGGAAGCAATTGATGCTCATCGGATCCATCGGCTATATCATCAGTTTAGGCCTGATCAGTTACGGTTTTTATGATAACACTTCTCCCCTATTCATACTGACAAGTATCCTCATCTTCATTGCAGCGCATGGTATAGGACAAGGGGCGGTAATATGGGTATTTATCTCAGAAATCTTCCCCAACAAAGTCCGAGCGATGGGTCAATCCTTCGGTGCGGGAGTTCACTGGGGAGCTGCTGCCATGATCACACTCTTTGGAGCAGTATTGATCGATAACCTAGCACCTTCCCAAATCTTCCTTGTTTTCTTGGGCATGATGACCCTGCAACTGGGATTTGTCTGGTTTATCATGCCGGAGACCAAAGGAGTGGAGTTAGAAAATCTTCAAAATCAATTACACAAAAAAAAACAACCTATTAAGCCATGA
- a CDS encoding hybrid sensor histidine kinase/response regulator transcription factor yields the protein MKIQLWVVMLLVAAFFSCNPEKDDTTYKIGFSQCVSGDAWRRAMHQEMYRELSFYPELTLEIKDAKGDNATQIRQIREFLDEGIDLLIVSPNESEPITPIVEEAFQNGIPVIVIDRKTSSNLYTAYIGGDNYEVGQTAGQYIRNLLKGQGRVLEIWGLQGSSPAIERHNGLTKGFQGSGIEIVTSIKGEWEKDTAKNRLKQHFESDEFPEFDLIFGHNDVMAIGAQEICKNLGIEEKKFIGVDALPGPYGGIQAVTDGILDATFLYPTGGDVAIEIAHKILADEQVVKENILQTAVVDSTNIRIMKQQTDKIIDQQNNITRQKERIDVQMEIYRNQRTFLFGFGLTLFVAIISLAYVFKSLREKQEINEELKNKNDEILQQKDKVLTLSKKAEEATQQKFDFFTNISHEFRTPLTLIQAPVEDLLANKDTAPFKPDLLLIRKNTMRLLRLVNQLMDLRKIDHAKMKVKAVEQELIPFLEDIINSFDKTAQNQGITLRLLADNRTLKVWYDPMMLDKVMFNLLSNAFKFTPDHGSVIVKVTEKPLSNSVCIRVEDTGTGMSQEDASHVFDRFYQGETYSATGSGIGLALSKELIELHHGEIHLESTPGIGTSFEVTLQMGKAHFNEAEILKGTATQYFSEESIGLLEEVAPHVSRGTKEDKEQTLLIIEDDQQIRQYLCQQLSAHYNILEAENFEVGIAKALDKLPDLITCDLMLKQGNGFDIIKKLKDDVRTSHIPIIVITAKSGLEERIEGIKLGVDDYISKPFSFTLLLERIKMLLANRQKLREHYLHELPIEKSKTPGIATDKKFINSFNAIIEQHLSNPQFGVNTICEEIGLSRGQLYRKVKTMLGYSVNDYINRVRMKKAKRLLAENDAPIADIAFQVGFSTSAYFSTAFKSYFGSTPSEFRDQCKKG from the coding sequence ATGAAAATCCAGCTTTGGGTAGTTATGCTTCTTGTTGCCGCATTCTTTTCCTGTAATCCAGAAAAAGATGATACCACCTACAAAATTGGGTTTTCCCAGTGTGTAAGCGGCGATGCATGGAGAAGGGCCATGCACCAAGAAATGTACCGAGAACTCAGTTTCTATCCCGAGCTCACACTGGAGATCAAAGATGCCAAAGGGGACAATGCCACCCAAATCAGACAAATCAGGGAGTTTTTGGACGAAGGCATTGACTTGCTGATCGTTTCGCCAAATGAATCTGAGCCTATCACTCCAATTGTAGAAGAGGCCTTTCAGAACGGCATTCCAGTAATCGTGATAGACAGAAAAACAAGTTCTAACCTCTATACGGCTTATATAGGCGGTGATAATTATGAGGTGGGCCAAACGGCTGGGCAATACATCAGAAACCTGTTAAAAGGTCAAGGACGGGTTTTAGAAATCTGGGGACTCCAAGGAAGCTCTCCCGCCATAGAAAGGCATAACGGATTAACAAAAGGCTTTCAAGGATCAGGCATCGAGATTGTTACGAGTATCAAAGGTGAATGGGAAAAAGATACCGCCAAAAACAGGCTGAAACAACATTTCGAATCTGACGAATTCCCCGAGTTTGACTTGATCTTCGGGCATAATGATGTAATGGCCATTGGTGCACAGGAAATATGCAAAAACCTTGGGATAGAGGAAAAGAAATTTATCGGTGTGGATGCTCTTCCTGGTCCATACGGAGGCATCCAGGCAGTAACTGACGGTATACTTGACGCTACTTTTCTCTACCCTACCGGGGGCGACGTGGCCATTGAAATCGCACATAAGATCCTCGCTGACGAGCAAGTAGTAAAGGAAAACATCCTCCAGACTGCTGTGGTAGACTCCACCAATATCCGTATCATGAAGCAGCAAACGGATAAAATCATCGACCAACAGAACAATATCACCAGGCAAAAGGAACGCATCGATGTGCAGATGGAGATCTACAGGAACCAACGCACTTTTCTTTTTGGCTTTGGTCTTACGCTTTTTGTGGCCATCATTTCACTCGCTTATGTGTTTAAATCCCTTCGTGAAAAACAAGAAATCAACGAAGAGCTGAAAAACAAAAACGATGAAATCCTCCAACAAAAAGACAAAGTGCTCACCCTCTCCAAAAAAGCAGAAGAAGCTACGCAACAAAAGTTTGACTTTTTTACCAATATCTCCCATGAATTCCGCACACCACTTACCCTGATACAGGCCCCTGTGGAAGACCTCTTGGCCAATAAAGATACCGCACCGTTTAAGCCTGATCTTTTGCTCATCCGTAAAAACACCATGCGCCTACTACGACTGGTAAACCAGCTTATGGACTTGCGAAAAATAGACCATGCCAAGATGAAGGTAAAAGCCGTGGAGCAGGAACTCATTCCATTTCTGGAAGACATTATAAATTCCTTCGATAAAACTGCCCAAAACCAAGGAATCACACTTAGGCTATTGGCAGATAACCGCACCTTAAAGGTTTGGTATGACCCTATGATGCTGGACAAAGTAATGTTTAACCTCCTTTCAAATGCCTTCAAGTTCACTCCCGATCATGGTAGTGTTATCGTAAAAGTTACCGAAAAACCTCTTTCCAATAGCGTGTGCATCCGTGTAGAGGACACAGGCACTGGCATGTCCCAGGAAGATGCCAGCCATGTTTTTGATCGTTTTTATCAAGGGGAAACTTATTCTGCCACGGGAAGCGGTATTGGTTTGGCACTATCAAAAGAGCTTATCGAACTGCACCATGGTGAGATCCACCTAGAAAGCACACCCGGCATAGGCACTTCCTTTGAGGTGACCTTACAAATGGGGAAGGCTCATTTCAACGAAGCGGAAATACTAAAAGGCACCGCTACCCAGTATTTCTCCGAAGAAAGCATTGGCCTATTGGAAGAGGTCGCTCCCCACGTGTCCCGCGGTACGAAGGAAGACAAGGAGCAGACACTGCTGATCATTGAAGACGATCAGCAGATAAGGCAGTACCTTTGCCAGCAACTCTCTGCTCATTATAATATCCTGGAGGCAGAGAATTTTGAAGTTGGTATTGCCAAGGCGCTTGACAAGCTTCCTGACCTGATCACTTGCGACCTGATGCTAAAACAAGGAAATGGTTTTGACATTATCAAAAAGCTCAAGGATGATGTCAGGACATCCCATATTCCTATTATTGTCATTACCGCAAAAAGTGGTTTGGAGGAGCGAATTGAAGGAATCAAACTTGGTGTGGATGACTATATCTCCAAACCTTTCAGTTTTACATTGCTGCTTGAGCGAATCAAAATGTTACTGGCCAATCGGCAAAAATTAAGAGAACATTACCTCCATGAACTTCCCATAGAAAAATCCAAAACCCCAGGAATCGCTACTGATAAAAAGTTCATCAACTCGTTCAATGCAATCATTGAGCAGCATCTCAGCAACCCTCAGTTTGGGGTAAACACTATATGTGAAGAAATAGGGCTTTCACGCGGACAACTCTACCGAAAAGTGAAAACCATGCTAGGATATAGTGTAAATGATTATATCAACAGAGTACGCATGAAAAAAGCCAAACGCTTATTGGCTGAAAATGACGCCCCCATTGCTGATATCGCCTTTCAGGTAGGCTTCTCCACTTCCGCTTATTTTTCGACTGCTTTTAAAAGTTATTTCGGAAGTACTCCTTCCGAGTTTAGAGACCAATGCAAAAAGGGCTAG
- a CDS encoding DUF4494 domain-containing protein: protein MRTWFLCKVKYAKENEQGLLKNVTEQYLIDAVSFTEAEARIYDMLGSVIRGDFQVTNISKSNIVDVFFYDDIDLWHKCKITYVVADADSGKEKKVTQYMLVTAHDVKEAYERIHESLSNMLVTFRVPDINESPIVEIFPYESEDEELLPPPPSHLKPVSEVKADQQRRDEARAENQQNHTPEEEEEEPVEDETTIEDEPSEEDIEIKEEVSEEEDHTEDSEEEEEDK from the coding sequence ATGAGAACTTGGTTTTTGTGTAAAGTAAAATACGCGAAAGAAAATGAGCAGGGACTGCTTAAAAATGTAACAGAACAATACCTCATCGATGCGGTATCTTTTACAGAAGCAGAAGCCCGTATTTATGATATGCTGGGAAGTGTCATCCGTGGCGACTTCCAGGTGACCAATATCAGCAAGAGTAATATCGTGGATGTATTCTTTTATGACGATATAGACCTATGGCACAAGTGCAAGATCACCTATGTGGTGGCAGATGCCGACAGTGGAAAAGAAAAAAAGGTCACCCAATACATGCTGGTGACGGCTCACGATGTGAAAGAAGCCTATGAGCGCATTCACGAAAGCCTTAGCAATATGCTGGTTACCTTCCGGGTTCCAGATATCAATGAGAGCCCTATCGTAGAAATCTTCCCTTATGAAAGTGAGGACGAAGAATTGCTCCCTCCACCACCTTCTCACCTCAAACCTGTCAGCGAAGTGAAGGCTGATCAGCAAAGAAGGGATGAAGCACGGGCAGAAAATCAACAAAACCACACTCCTGAAGAAGAGGAAGAAGAGCCCGTAGAAGACGAAACCACGATCGAAGACGAGCCTTCCGAGGAAGATATAGAAATCAAAGAGGAAGTAAGTGAAGAGGAGGATCATACGGAAGACTCCGAAGAGGAAGAGGAGGACAAGTAA